The Thioalkalivibrio thiocyanodenitrificans ARhD 1 nucleotide sequence GAGGACCTTGAGGGCATTCCTGCTGATGTTGGCCCGGGAGACGCCGTGTTCGGCCCGGGGTATGACCACCGGCAAGGCGGACGAGGCATCGGATGACGGATGGCCGTGAGGGGTGACTGTGTTGTGCTGCTCCATTGGCCGGTTATAATACCAGCTTTGCCATTTCCGTAGTCACCTGCTCCCTTCGTCTAGTGGTCCAGGACGTCGCCCTCTCACGGCGAAAACAGGGGTTCGAGTCCCCTAGGGAGCGCCAATTTTCAAGGTTGAAGGCGGAAGGATGAAGGTTGAATGTACCTTCGTCCCCTTCATCTGTGGTCGTCCACCGGTTTCGTATTTCCCACTTCTCACTTCCCAAGGAATCTTCGTATATGGCGCCGCTGGCGCTTGTCCGGGCGATGTTCCGTGCGGGGCATGGCGGCGCGCAGCAGGCGGCGCTGTTCGGCGTCGGATTCCCGGCGTGCGCGGCTCTCGGGCGTTTCCTCATAGAGGCCCTGCGCCTCGGCGGCAGGGCGGCGCTGTTCATTGAAACCGCGGACGATCACCTCCCGGGTCTCGTGGCCCCGGGTAATGCGCAGCCGGTCGCCGGGTTGCAGGGTCCGGGCCGGTTTGACCCGCTCGCCGTCCACGTGCACCTTGCCGCCGTTCACGGCCTGTGCCGCCAGTGCGCGGGTCTTGAAGAACCGGGCGGCCCAGAGCCATTTGTCGATGCGTTGTGACATGAGGGCAGCTGCAAGTGGCAAGGATGGTATGGCGTGTCTCTGCTACCGTGGGAGCAATCGGTGTTGCGTCACCCTGCAAGGCACTCGGACAGGGCATGGCCGCTCAGGTAGGCAGCCTCGACTCGGGGTCCCAGACACCAGTCGCCGCACAGCGACAGCCCGAGGGTTTCGTCACGCAGGAACGGGTCGCCCAGGGTGTGAATGGGCGCCGCGTGGGGCCAGAAGCGCACTTCGGTGAACACCGGGTCCAACTCTTCGAGGTCCAGGGCCTTTTCCATGGCCCGCAGCAAGTGAACCAGGACCTCCGACTCCCCGAGGTCTGCGTGCACCGCCGACCATTCCGGGGTCGCGTGCAGCACCCAGGCCTCCCGGCTGGCGCGGCCGGGCTTGCTGTTGTTGCGTGCCACCCACCCCAGCGGTGACTGACTGACATAGGCCGCATCGAAGGGCACGGGCAGGGCCGTTTCGAATCCCAGCATGACGGCCCAGCAGGCGGTGGTCTCGAAGTGCCCGATACGCCCGGCGATCTCGGGTGCTTCCGCCAGGATCAGGGACCGGGCCTGCGGTGCCGGCATGGCCAGTACCAGCTCCCCGCAACGGGCCTGCTCCTCGCCGCGTTCGTCCAGGAGCCGCCACAGGCCGTCGCTGCGTGCCACGGTGGCGATACGGGTGCCTTCACGCACATCGCAATGAGTGGCCAGATGCCGCACCAGGGCGCCCATGCTGGGTTGGGCTACGAACAGCTCGGTGAGGTCGCGGTTGAAGAAATCGCCCCGTTCCACCTCGACCACCCAGCCATGCCACGGGGCGACACGCTGCTCCGCCAGCCAGGTCTCCACCTGGGCACGGAACAGGGGATCGCGCACGGTGAAGTACTGGGCCCCGGCGTCGAACTCATAGCCCTGGGTGCGCAGGCCGCTCATGCGCCCGCCCGCCTTGATGTCCTGTTCGACGACCACCGCCTGGCGGTCCGCCAGGATCATGCCCACGGCACAGGCCATGCCGGCCATGCCGCCCCCGATGATGACTGTATCCAGTTCCCCTTGGCCGGACATCTGCCCTCCCGCGTTTGTCCTCAAGCGGGAATTTACACGTCCCGCCCCGGCCAGACCACGATTCGTGTCTCAAGGGGATCCCCCTCGTCCTCGCTGACCACCCGTCCGCGCACGGAGGCGCCGGCCGCATGGACGCTGTCGGGGTCACCGGTGATCAGCGGGTGCCATGCCGGCAGTCCGCGCCCCTCGGACAGTCTGCGGTAGGAGCAGCTGGGCGGAAGCCATTGGAAATCGCCGACGTCCCCGGGCGTCAGCCGGATGCAGTCGGGTACCCGCTGCGCGCGTCCCGGGTAATCACTGCAGCGGCAGCTATGCAGGTCCAGCAGCCTGCAGGCCACGGAGGTGTGGTAGATCTCCCCGGTGTCCTCGTCCTCCAGCTTGTGCAGACAGCAGCGTCCGCAACCGTCGCACAGGGATTCCCACTGGGCCTTGCTCATCCGCGCCAGGGGCGTGCTTTCCCAGAAGGGCGGCGATCCGCGGCTCACTGAATCAATGCCTCCAGGGCCTCGCTGCGCAGGATGCGTGCCCGGACTTCGTCGAAATGCGGCGGGGGTGCGTAATGGAGCATGTCCCGGCCGTTTTCACTGAGCATCAGCACCATGCCCTTGTCCGGATAGAGCCAGTACTGATCGCCGTCCGGGGTGGGCAGTCGCTGGTCAGGCTCTCCGAATCGGCGCAGGGCGATCTCCTGATCGTAGCTCGCCCTGGGCACGTAGGTGATCTCGCGAATGGGCAGTGCCATGGCCGCCGCCGCATTTGACGCGGAGAGGTTGAGCCGGCGGGCGCCGCTGGGCATGGGCTTGTCGCTCATGCCGTCGGCGGTCATGCGTGCCAGCGCCCAGTCGTCGGCATCCAGTATGACGACCAGGTTGGCCTGGAAGGGCCCGAGCTTGACCGCACCGAAGTAGGCCTCCAGGGAGCGGGTGCCGTCCGGGTGCACGAACAGCCCGAGGCTCGGGATCAGATGCAGCTTGTCACGCAGAGCGCCGAGGTGCGTCTCGCCCAGGGTGACGCCGAACACCTCGCTGGTCCGGCCATCGGGGGACACCGCCACCTGCCAGGGCAGGTCGTCGAAGTGGGTCTCGCGGGGTGTACCCCCAAGCCACCACATGACGAGAGCCAGTACGGGCAGGGCCAGAAGCGTATAGAACAGGAACTTTTTCATGGAGATCGTGGCCGGGTTCCGGCATGCGGGCCTGCAGTGCGGGGTGGTGATGTTAGCACTCCGGTCACGGGTGTCTCCAGTTGCCGGGATTGCGGCCTCCGATCATGCAAGGCCAAAGGCGATTTCCGGCCGACCATGAGAACGACGGACTGATCCGGTTACCCCAACACCCACTCCACCAGCACCAGCACCGCCCCCGTCACCACCACCAGCGCCAGCAGGCTCAGGCGCCAGCCGGCATGCACCATGTCCGGCACACTGATGCGCCCGCTGCCGAACACGATGGCATTGGGCGGCGTGGCGACCGGCAGCATGAAGGCACAGGAGGCGGCCAGGGCCACGGGCACGGTCAGCAGCAGGGCATGTTCCCCGATCGTCACCGCCAGTGCCGCGGCCAGGGGCAGCAGGGTGGCGGCGGTTGCGGTATTGCTGGTGACATGGCTGAGAAGCATGGCCGTCAGCGCCACCATGGATACCACGATCCACACCGGCCACCCGGACAGCCCGCCCAGGGCGGTGGCCACCACCTCGGACAGGCCGCTCGAGCCGATGGCGGCCCCCAGGCTCAGGCCGCCGCCCACCAGTACCAGAACGCCCCAGGGAAGCTGGCGGGTGGCATCCCAGTCCAGGAGGCTCTCGCCGCGGCCGCCGCCCGCGGGAATCAGGAACAGGGCCAGGGCGCCCAGGATGGCGATGCCGGGATCGCTCAAAGACAGACCGGGGATGAATGCGTCCAGCAGGGGCCGGGTGAGCCAGGCAAGGGCCACCGCAGTGAACACCATGGCCACGCGCCGTTCCGGCCCCGATAGGGACCCCAGCGCCTCGTGCTGTTGCCGGATCAGGGCGTCAATGCCCGCGATATGCCGGTGTGACAGGGGAAACGCGAGGCGGCACAGGACCCACCAGCAGGCGACCAGCAGCATCAGCGCCACCGGCAGGCCGACTGCCATCCATTGCACGAACCCGATACTGACCCCGTGATGGTCCGACAGGTATCCGGCCAGCAGCGCGTTGGGCGGCGTGCCGATCAGCGTGGCCATGCCGCCGATGTTGGCGGCGAATGCGATGCCCAGCAGCAGTGCCAGCGAGAAGTTGCGCCCCTCGGCTTCGGTGACGCCCTGGTCTTCCAGCAACACAAGCACCGAGATGCCGATGGGCAGCATGAGCGCCGCCGTGGCGGTGTTGCTCACCCACATGCTCAGGCCCGCGGTGGCGGCCATGAAGCCGCCCACCAGCTGGTCGAGCCGCTGCCCGGCTGCCCCCAGGATCAGGAGCGCGATGCGCCGGTGCAGGTTCCAGCGCTGCAGCCCCAGGGCGATGATGAATCCGCCCAGGAACAGGAAGATCAGGGGATTGGCGTAGGGTGCGGCGGCCTCGTTGATGTCCACCACCCCCAGCAGGGGCAGCAGGGCCACCGGCAGCAGGGCGGTAACGGGAATGGGCACGGCTTCCGTGACCCACCAGACGGCCATGAGGAGCGTCAGTGCGGCCACCTGCCAGGCGGGCAGGGCCATCTCTCCGGGAGGGTCTGCCCAAAGCATGAGCAGGAACAGGGTCGGACCCAGCAACAACCCGAGCCGTTGTCGCCACGGGTGCGGGGGCGGGGTTGTGCCTTGGATGTCGTTCATGGCGGACATGGGGCAGCGGGCTTCATGGACCTGCATTCTGCCGCCTGCGGGGCCGTCAGGTCCAAATGCGTCCGTCCCGTGAGCCGGCGTCACACCCGATTCGCCGAATCCGCGGGCCGCGTCGCTGCCCGGATGCGGCGAAGGAGCGGACCCTGTCGGGATGTGGGTGCACGAAATGTTCCCGCCCCGGAGCGTGGTGCGGGCGTGATTTCACAACCGGCGGCTCATGACGGGTGGGGGTCGACAGGTGCCTGCGGATCGGTTCTGGAGTAAAACTGATACATGGAACGACCCTGTTCCTTGGCCTGATACATGGCCATGTCCGCGCGCGTGATCAGTGCGTCCGGGTTGTCGCCGTCATCCGGGTACAGGCTGATGCCGATACTGCCGCCCACGTGGACAGGATGGCCGTTGCTCAGCGTGAAGGGTTGGGTCAGTCGATCGAGGAGGTCCCGGGCCAGGGAGGCAATGTGGCCGGTATCGGTGACTTCCTCCACCAGCAGGATGAACTCGTCGCCGCCCCAGCGTGCCAGGGTGTCCTCCTCCCGCACCCGTTCGTGAAGCCGTTCGGCCACGGCGCGAAGCACCTCGTCCCCACAGGCATGGCCCAGCCTGTCGTTCACCTGCTTGAACTCGTTCAGGTCCAGGAACAGGATCGCCACGCGCCGGTCGCGTCTGCGGGCCAGTTCCAGGGCATGCTCCAGGCGAGCCTGCAGCAGGGTCCGATTGGGGAGGCCGGTGAGCGGATCGTAATGGGCGATGTGCTCGAGTTGTGCCTCGGCGCGGCGGCGCTCGGTGATATCCAGCCCCATGGCGAAGAAGAATTCCGGCCGACCCGAGGCTCCTTTCACCGAGTTTGCATGCCATTCCACCAGACGCTGCTCGCCATTGCGGGTCAGCACGTGGCTCTCGCGATGCACGGGCTTGCCGCTGACCCCCATGTGCCGGAGCAGGATGTGCAGGGATTCATGCTCCTCTGGAGACACACACAGCGATGCGAAGTCGCCCCCGATGACCTCCTCCGCCGAATAGCCGAGCGCCTCCAGCATGGCCGGGTTCATCATGCGGATGCGCCGGTGCTCGTCGAGGGCCACGAAAAAGGCGGGCGAGGCGTCCAGCACGGAACGGGAGAAGTCACGTTCGGCCCGCAGTGCATCATTGATTTCGAGCAGGCGGCGGGTGTGCTGGTTCACCTGGCGTTTGAGCAGGCGGCTGTAGAGGATCAGGCTGCCCAGCAGCAGGGTGAGGATGCCTGCCGGCAGACCGGCCCAAAACCAATCGGGGACCTTCCCTACCGACTCGCTGCGCATCCACTTCTGCGTGATCCGCGACAGCTCGTCGGCGTCCAGGCGGGTGATGGCGGCGTTGATCTGGGAGAGCAGGGCCGTCTCGCCCCTGGCCACCGCGATGCTTAGCTGGCGGGCATAGAGCACCTCCAGCACGCGAAACCTTTCCGGACTGGCGTGGCGGTCCAGCAGATACATGCCGACCGGATAGTCCGCCGCGAAGGCGGCGATCTCGCCGCCGGCGGCCGCGCGCACCAGGAGGTCGTTGTTCTCGTAGGTTTTCAGTTCGAGGCCGGGGTGATTTTCCCGAAGGAATTCCTCCTCGAACCCGCCCCGTGTCACCCCGACCACGGTACCGCTCAGATCCGCCGCCTCCAGTGCCGGCAGGTCGGCGGCGGCGAACAGGGCCGCGCGAAGCGGAAAGATCTCCACGCCGAAATCCAGAAAGGTTTCCCGTTCCGGGGAGCGGAAGAGGCCGCCGTGCACGTGGGCGTGGCCGTCACGTACCTGGACCAGGCTGTCGTCCCAGTCGGTCAGGGCGAAGGTCACCGGCCGCTCCATGGCCGCGCCGATGAGCTGCCAGAAATCGATCAGCAGGCCGCGCGGCTCGCCGTTGTCGTCCCGGTAGGCAAAGGGGGGCCATGCGTGATCCTGGGAGACGATGAGGGGTTCGACGTCGTTGACGACGACGGATGCCGTTGCGGCAGGTGCCAGCCCGACAAGGAGTGCCATCACCAGACCGGCCGCGCATCGGGCGCGGCGGTCTGTTCTTCGGAAACGGGCTGTTGGGGTCATCATGTCGGGGAGAAGGCGATCCGGGGCGGTCCAGGTCCCGGGTCAGGCGGACGTTCCATGGCTGTGAGCATACCGATAAATGTGATGGCCGTCACAAAAACAGGGACAGGAGGGTGGTTGAAGCGGACGGGTGGTGAGAAATGGGGCGAAGCGAATATCTTGGCCCTGGCCGGGACGATTCAAGACCGGTGACACGAGGCTCACGGCGCCAGGCAGGGCTGGCGGGGCCCGTCACCCGGCGCGTATGCCGAAGCCGGATTGTCGATGCAGGACACCGGTGCGGCTGCGGCGCATCCCGGGTGCCGTGGCGGATGCGTCCGGGTCAGCGGGCGCCGAGCCGGGCCAGAGCCCAGCCCGCATGTTCACGGACCAGGGCCGAAGGGTGATCCATTCGCGACTCCAGAACGGCGATGGCGTCACGGCCGGGCTCGCCGTT carries:
- a CDS encoding RNA-binding S4 domain-containing protein, translating into MSQRIDKWLWAARFFKTRALAAQAVNGGKVHVDGERVKPARTLQPGDRLRITRGHETREVIVRGFNEQRRPAAEAQGLYEETPESRARRESDAEQRRLLRAAMPRTEHRPDKRQRRHIRRFLGK
- a CDS encoding NAD(P)/FAD-dependent oxidoreductase, with amino-acid sequence MSGQGELDTVIIGGGMAGMACAVGMILADRQAVVVEQDIKAGGRMSGLRTQGYEFDAGAQYFTVRDPLFRAQVETWLAEQRVAPWHGWVVEVERGDFFNRDLTELFVAQPSMGALVRHLATHCDVREGTRIATVARSDGLWRLLDERGEEQARCGELVLAMPAPQARSLILAEAPEIAGRIGHFETTACWAVMLGFETALPVPFDAAYVSQSPLGWVARNNSKPGRASREAWVLHATPEWSAVHADLGESEVLVHLLRAMEKALDLEELDPVFTEVRFWPHAAPIHTLGDPFLRDETLGLSLCGDWCLGPRVEAAYLSGHALSECLAG
- a CDS encoding YcgN family cysteine cluster protein, producing MSRGSPPFWESTPLARMSKAQWESLCDGCGRCCLHKLEDEDTGEIYHTSVACRLLDLHSCRCSDYPGRAQRVPDCIRLTPGDVGDFQWLPPSCSYRRLSEGRGLPAWHPLITGDPDSVHAAGASVRGRVVSEDEGDPLETRIVVWPGRDV
- a CDS encoding SLC13 family permease — its product is MQVHEARCPMSAMNDIQGTTPPPHPWRQRLGLLLGPTLFLLMLWADPPGEMALPAWQVAALTLLMAVWWVTEAVPIPVTALLPVALLPLLGVVDINEAAAPYANPLIFLFLGGFIIALGLQRWNLHRRIALLILGAAGQRLDQLVGGFMAATAGLSMWVSNTATAALMLPIGISVLVLLEDQGVTEAEGRNFSLALLLGIAFAANIGGMATLIGTPPNALLAGYLSDHHGVSIGFVQWMAVGLPVALMLLVACWWVLCRLAFPLSHRHIAGIDALIRQQHEALGSLSGPERRVAMVFTAVALAWLTRPLLDAFIPGLSLSDPGIAILGALALFLIPAGGGRGESLLDWDATRQLPWGVLVLVGGGLSLGAAIGSSGLSEVVATALGGLSGWPVWIVVSMVALTAMLLSHVTSNTATAATLLPLAAALAVTIGEHALLLTVPVALAASCAFMLPVATPPNAIVFGSGRISVPDMVHAGWRLSLLALVVVTGAVLVLVEWVLG
- a CDS encoding diguanylate cyclase domain-containing protein; the encoded protein is MALLVGLAPAATASVVVNDVEPLIVSQDHAWPPFAYRDDNGEPRGLLIDFWQLIGAAMERPVTFALTDWDDSLVQVRDGHAHVHGGLFRSPERETFLDFGVEIFPLRAALFAAADLPALEAADLSGTVVGVTRGGFEEEFLRENHPGLELKTYENNDLLVRAAAGGEIAAFAADYPVGMYLLDRHASPERFRVLEVLYARQLSIAVARGETALLSQINAAITRLDADELSRITQKWMRSESVGKVPDWFWAGLPAGILTLLLGSLILYSRLLKRQVNQHTRRLLEINDALRAERDFSRSVLDASPAFFVALDEHRRIRMMNPAMLEALGYSAEEVIGGDFASLCVSPEEHESLHILLRHMGVSGKPVHRESHVLTRNGEQRLVEWHANSVKGASGRPEFFFAMGLDITERRRAEAQLEHIAHYDPLTGLPNRTLLQARLEHALELARRRDRRVAILFLDLNEFKQVNDRLGHACGDEVLRAVAERLHERVREEDTLARWGGDEFILLVEEVTDTGHIASLARDLLDRLTQPFTLSNGHPVHVGGSIGISLYPDDGDNPDALITRADMAMYQAKEQGRSMYQFYSRTDPQAPVDPHPS